The Hypomesus transpacificus isolate Combined female chromosome 3, fHypTra1, whole genome shotgun sequence genome has a window encoding:
- the LOC124463574 gene encoding serine/threonine-protein phosphatase 2A 56 kDa regulatory subunit gamma isoform isoform X2, which yields MLTCSKAGDRMVVDAPNSNGPFQPVALMHFRDVAPAEQEKLFIQKLRQCCVLFDFLSDPLSDLKWKEVKRAALSEMVEYITHNRNVITEPIYPEVVHMFAVNMFRTLPPSSNPTGAEFDPEEDEPTLEAAWPHLQLVYEFFLRFLESPDFQPNIAKKYIDQKFVMQLLDLFDSEDPRERDFLKTTLHRIYGKFLGLRAYIRKQINNIFYRFIYETEHHNGIAELLEILGSIINGFALPLKEEHKIFLLKVLLPLHKVKSLSVYHPQLAYCVVQFLEKDSTLTEPVVMALLKYWPKTHSPKEVMFLNELEEILDVIEPSEFVKVQEPLFRQLAKCVSSPHFQVAERALYYWNNEYIMSLISDNAAKILPIMFPALYRNSKTHWNKTIHGLIYNALKLFMEMNQKLFDDCTQQFRAEKNKEKAKSKEREEAWIKIENLAKSNPQLQRDQKKERPLVRRKSELPQDIYTAKALESHRRAEDMITPQDGI from the exons GGCCTTTCCAGCCCGTGGCCCTCATGCACTTCAGAG ATGTGGCCCCTGCAGAGCAAGAGAAGCTGTTTATCCAGAAGCTCCGGCAGTGCTGTGTCCTCTTTGACTTCCTGTCCGACCCGCTGAGCGATCTGAAATGGAAGGAGGTGAAGCGGGCGGCGCTGAGCGAGATGGTGGAGTACATCACCCACAACAGGAACGTCATCACAGAGCCCATCTATCCAGAGGTGGTGCACATG tttGCTGTGAACATGTTCAGGACGTTGCCTCCTTCGTCCAACCCCACAGGGGCAGAGTTTGACCCAGAGGAGGATGAACCCACCCTGGAGGCAGCCTGGCCACACCTTCAG cttGTCTACGAGTTTTTCCTCAGATTTCTAGAATCTCCCGACTTTCAGCCTAACATAGCTAAGAAGTACATCGACCAGAAATTTGTAATGCAG CTTCTGGATCTTTTTGACAGTGAAGACCCCCGGGAGAGAGACTTCCTGAAGACCACCCTCCACAGGATCTACGGGAAGTTCCTGGGCCTGAGAGCCTACATCAGGAAACAGATCAATAACATCTTCTATAG GTTTATCTACGAGACAGAACACCATAATGGTATAGCTGAGCTGCTGGAGATACTGGGAAG TATAATCAATGGGTTTGCCTTACCACTGAAAGAAGAGCACAAGATCTTCCTGCTGAAGGTCCTATTGCCTCTGCACAAAGTCAAATCACTCAGTGTCTATCATCCACAG cTGGCCTACTGTGTGGTGCAGTTTCTAGAGAAGGACAGCACTCTCACTGAACCG GTGGTGATGGCCTTGCTGAAGTACTGGCCAAAGACCCACAGTCCCAAGGAGGTGATGTTCCTCAATGAGCTGGAGGAGATCCTGGATGTCATTGAGCCGTCCGAGTTTGTCAAGGTCCAGGAGCCACTCTTCAGACAGCTGGCCAAGTGTGTGTCCAGCCCACATTTCCAG gtggcagAAAGAGCTCTATACTACTGGAACAACGAGTACATCATGAGTCTGATCAGTGACAACGCGGCCAAGATCCTGCCCATCATGTTCCCTGCTCTGTACCGCAACTCCAAGACACACTGGAACAA GACCATCCATGGCCTCATTTACAATGCTCTGAAGCTTTTCATGGAGATGAACCAGAAGCTGTTTGATGACTGCACACAACAGTTCAGGGCAGAGAAGAATAA AGAGAAGGCAAAGTCGAAAGAGCGAGAAGAGGCGTGGATCAAGATTGAGAACCTTGCCAAGTCCAACCCCCAG ctccagAGGGATCAGAAGAAGGAGCGTCCGTTAGTGCGCAGGAAGTCGGAGCTGCCTCAGGACATCTACACCGCCAAGGCCTTGGAGTCACACCGCCGCGCCGAAGACATGATCACCCCCCAGGACGGAATTTAA
- the LOC124463574 gene encoding serine/threonine-protein phosphatase 2A 56 kDa regulatory subunit gamma isoform isoform X1, with product MLTCSKAGDRMVVDAPNSNGPFQPVALMHFRDVAPAEQEKLFIQKLRQCCVLFDFLSDPLSDLKWKEVKRAALSEMVEYITHNRNVITEPIYPEVVHMFAVNMFRTLPPSSNPTGAEFDPEEDEPTLEAAWPHLQLVYEFFLRFLESPDFQPNIAKKYIDQKFVMQLLDLFDSEDPRERDFLKTTLHRIYGKFLGLRAYIRKQINNIFYRFIYETEHHNGIAELLEILGSIINGFALPLKEEHKIFLLKVLLPLHKVKSLSVYHPQLAYCVVQFLEKDSTLTEPVVMALLKYWPKTHSPKEVMFLNELEEILDVIEPSEFVKVQEPLFRQLAKCVSSPHFQVAERALYYWNNEYIMSLISDNAAKILPIMFPALYRNSKTHWNKTIHGLIYNALKLFMEMNQKLFDDCTQQFRAEKNKEKAKSKEREEAWIKIENLAKSNPQLLVYVDSSDLNSPVAMETEFGLIEDVEGLKQTIKDGATQLQRDQKKERPLVRRKSELPQDIYTAKALESHRRAEDMITPQDGI from the exons GGCCTTTCCAGCCCGTGGCCCTCATGCACTTCAGAG ATGTGGCCCCTGCAGAGCAAGAGAAGCTGTTTATCCAGAAGCTCCGGCAGTGCTGTGTCCTCTTTGACTTCCTGTCCGACCCGCTGAGCGATCTGAAATGGAAGGAGGTGAAGCGGGCGGCGCTGAGCGAGATGGTGGAGTACATCACCCACAACAGGAACGTCATCACAGAGCCCATCTATCCAGAGGTGGTGCACATG tttGCTGTGAACATGTTCAGGACGTTGCCTCCTTCGTCCAACCCCACAGGGGCAGAGTTTGACCCAGAGGAGGATGAACCCACCCTGGAGGCAGCCTGGCCACACCTTCAG cttGTCTACGAGTTTTTCCTCAGATTTCTAGAATCTCCCGACTTTCAGCCTAACATAGCTAAGAAGTACATCGACCAGAAATTTGTAATGCAG CTTCTGGATCTTTTTGACAGTGAAGACCCCCGGGAGAGAGACTTCCTGAAGACCACCCTCCACAGGATCTACGGGAAGTTCCTGGGCCTGAGAGCCTACATCAGGAAACAGATCAATAACATCTTCTATAG GTTTATCTACGAGACAGAACACCATAATGGTATAGCTGAGCTGCTGGAGATACTGGGAAG TATAATCAATGGGTTTGCCTTACCACTGAAAGAAGAGCACAAGATCTTCCTGCTGAAGGTCCTATTGCCTCTGCACAAAGTCAAATCACTCAGTGTCTATCATCCACAG cTGGCCTACTGTGTGGTGCAGTTTCTAGAGAAGGACAGCACTCTCACTGAACCG GTGGTGATGGCCTTGCTGAAGTACTGGCCAAAGACCCACAGTCCCAAGGAGGTGATGTTCCTCAATGAGCTGGAGGAGATCCTGGATGTCATTGAGCCGTCCGAGTTTGTCAAGGTCCAGGAGCCACTCTTCAGACAGCTGGCCAAGTGTGTGTCCAGCCCACATTTCCAG gtggcagAAAGAGCTCTATACTACTGGAACAACGAGTACATCATGAGTCTGATCAGTGACAACGCGGCCAAGATCCTGCCCATCATGTTCCCTGCTCTGTACCGCAACTCCAAGACACACTGGAACAA GACCATCCATGGCCTCATTTACAATGCTCTGAAGCTTTTCATGGAGATGAACCAGAAGCTGTTTGATGACTGCACACAACAGTTCAGGGCAGAGAAGAATAA AGAGAAGGCAAAGTCGAAAGAGCGAGAAGAGGCGTGGATCAAGATTGAGAACCTTGCCAAGTCCAACCCCCAG CTCCTTGTGTATGTTGATTCCTCTGACCTCAATAGTCCGGTAGCTATGGAGACGGAGTTTGGCTTGATAGAAGATGTTGAGGGGTTAAAACAGACAATTAAAGATGGAGCCACTCAG ctccagAGGGATCAGAAGAAGGAGCGTCCGTTAGTGCGCAGGAAGTCGGAGCTGCCTCAGGACATCTACACCGCCAAGGCCTTGGAGTCACACCGCCGCGCCGAAGACATGATCACCCCCCAGGACGGAATTTAA